TATTTTAgtttaaaatatatacaattgcatgcagtacataaatatttttctgtcaaaacagAAAGAAGCAATACATCTAGTAAGAAAAAATAAAGTACTTTAATGACGTGGGCCCCattgagtttgacacttgtgcACTACACCATTATCATCtgcaacaaaataaataaaataattataataaaaataatgcccAGAAAGTGCTTGATGATTTGGCTGGGGgaaagaaagtctgggcttccttgcttaggctgctgcccccgcgaccgacctcggataagctgaagaagaagatggatggatgaacactgACAATGCgcaaatacagttgtttttttaaaatgtatgttgaTTTTAATTTCGGCTTCTGAAATTCTTAGTTTGGGCACAGCTCTAACGTCCTGAAGgtatgacacacaaaaaaaaaacatggtaattaacaaaattaacaaaaaatggggggaaaaaattaagaaaaatataattaattgTATATAGCGCATAACAtactatatataattattataaataatctatccatccatcttcttccacttgtcCGAGGTTGGTTCGCTctgtaataaaatatatataatctataGTATATATAATTATCATATACAATCTATAGAATCaacaattatatataaatatacgtttTCTTTGAAGGTATGACGTCATGACGTACCGTCAGCCTCCAACGTCTCTTGACAGCGCCCCCATGTGGGCGGAGTAAATCTGTTGTTTCCGGTTTGTGCAAAATGTCGCTTGTTTTTACAAATACAAACCTTCAGATTTAAACTATTGTGTGTATTTAAAACCCCGGCGGAAACGGTTGTCACAACAACGCCACCAGGACGGAGTAAAGTGGTCGAAAAGTCTTGAAACGACGTCAAAATGTCGGCGGGCTCGGGGCACACGAACACGGAACCATGGGGAAGCTTCGACGACAACCTCGTCCAggtaagctaacatgctaactccaTTAGCCGCTTTTTCGGCGTGTCATCTGTCTGTCGAGTGGAATCTTAAATAAAGGTCAAATTAAGTCGTCTTTGAGAAATTGGGGGTAAATTAAATCCAACCAGGAGCGACTCTAACATAAACTTTAGGATCTCTCAGCTCaaaattctccatccatccattatataccgcttgtcccttttgggatcgcggagggtgctgaagcctagctcagcagcattcgggcggaaggcggggtgtaccctggacaagtcgccaactcatcgcagggccatcattGCTGATGTACGGTGGTTCCACTTGTGTGAAGTTGGCCCccctttttattattgaaaatatttaaataacacTGCCTTTTGTCTGGGATTATGAATAACACAactttaataacataaaaaaactacAATATGCATTctttttttgcagcacaaatgtatgGCAGGGTTATTTTAATACCTGTAATGACAAGGAAGGGCCAATTTAAAACAGAACATTATATTAAAACACACATCATAAAACATAGGGGAAACAAATATAGGAAAAGTGTGCAAATTGAAAAAATGGCAAAAACCAACACACAAACCCCCAAATTAACTGCATGATAGAAATGCTGCAAGTTCACTAAACAACTTAGTCCTCCTCCTCCTTTCTTCTTTACAAATATGTCGCAGATATGAAATATGCAGCCGACAAGTACGATTAAATAATGTAGTTCATCAGTGCTATTacttcaccatgaattgattaacgtggacccggacttaaacaagttgaaaaacttatacgggtgttaccatttagtggtcaattgtacggaatatgtactgtactgtgcaatctactaatacaagtttctatctatcaatcaatcaatcaatcaatttagcATGGTTTATTGTCATTACAGCACATTCCATGTGgaattttccaagaaaaaactgctcatatatatgtaatatacagGAAATAATAAAGGTAAGTTCATCATTATCATAAAGAAgaactgtattttatttatttttttccatatttcattatccttttgtaagacaagaagatatgtttttatgttttaactCATTATATACAGCAGGTAAgaaagaggtggctaacaatgcaggtaatggtaTTAAGCTATTCTGGCTAAAAACATCTAAACAGCAGAAACGGTACCCCatttacatgccgtgacctgGCCTGAATATTAATAGAgtatatattgttgtttaaatcGCTAATGGCGATAAACTATTTTTAGCCGTGCCATGATCACAGatagctaactagcttatgctgctagattgacatattgagcagctgcatcacctctgagttggtgaaaattgaatttagattataaatcatgcctgtcacctggatagtagaaggttgtggacatagaCTGAGAAGTTGATCAACTCTGACATCCAAATTAGACCCTGAGAAAatgtgtgaggattatgattaattcatctaaacggaagatataaacatcccagtgagagcagacattgtacagtaagtgaatgtttattgtgtttgttatctctcatgaagtctgccatggttAGTAGTGTTGTcgttgaagggaaagtgaacgtTGAGATGCGCCTGTGACATTTATACGCCGCCGTATGTTTAAAATGatccaaatatgtaaatattacatgctaTCATGTATGTTACTACATTTCATATATACTTGCAGCATGTATATAAATTCCATctgtctttatcccagtgagagcagaaattgtacagtaagtgcggaaacaatactccatttacatgccaTGACCCGAATATTCATCGAGCATTAGCGGTATTATTATAATCGCTAAGGGAGATAAACTATTTTTAGCTGCGCCATGATCACAGATAGCTAACTAGGTTATGCTGCTagattgacatattgagctgctccatcacctctgagttggtgaaagtcaaatttagattataaatcatgcctctcaactGTGGACATAGACTGACGAGTTGGTCCActctgacatccaacttagacctggagaaAATGCTGCTCGTTTGcagtgaggattatgattaattcatcCAAACCgaaatatataaacatcccagagagagcagacattgtacagtaagtggttgtttattatgtttgttgtctttcatgaagtctgccatgattagtagtgttgttgttgaagggaaagtgaacgtTGATATGCGTCTGTGACATTTATACGCCGttgtatgtttaaaatgatccaaatatgtaaatattacatgttatcatgtaTGTTACTGCAATTCATATATACTTGCAGCATCTATATgaatcccatcagtctttatcttAGTGAGAGCAgagattgtacagtaagtgattgttatactatgttcatagtttgtaaatCTTGTTTCGTACTTAGCAATATTGCTACATGATGCTGAGTCAGTACGTGTCCATGTACCaaattagtccgatttctcaaatagtttggctctaaATAAGCATCCTACAACCAACGGGAACACCTAATACGATCGTTTTCGGTTTTTGAAGTCGGACAAACACACCTTGATTATGCGATTGGAATCTACATCTCTCAAGTGGGTGTGTGCAGCGGAGGGGGACCCTTCGTATTGTGCGTGCACCAGTCTCAACGTGCGGTATACAACCCCGGAAGCAGTCACGTGTCCGAATACAaccaaaaaggaaataagcgccCTCCAGTGTGTGCTCAATAATCACATCATAGCAgtgtttttttcaaccttttttgagacaaggcacattttttgcgttgcaaaaatccgaaggcacaccaccagcagaaatcattataaaacgaaactcagttgacaataaaaagttgttgtcgcaattgttggttatgactttaaaccataaccaagcatgcatcaatgtagctcttgtctcaaagtaggggtactgtcacaacctgtcacattaCGCCATGACTTAgacttttttttgctgttttcctgtgtgtagtgttctagttcttgtcttgcattcctattttggtggctttttttgtcttttcttggtattttcctgaagcagtttcatgtcttccttttagcaatatttcctgcatctactttgttttagcaatcaagaatatttcagttgttcttatacttctttgtggggacattgttgattgtcatgtcatgtttggatctactttgtggacgccgtctttgctacagagtaagtctttgttgtcgtccagcattctgttgtttaatatttgtagccagttcagattTAGTTTCGTACTGCATAAGctacaatgccttttcttaggggcactcaccttttgtttatttttggtttaagcattagatacctttttacctgcaccctgctgttcccgacatctacaaaacaattgtCTACCCGCTGCAACCTACTGGTATTGAGGAATATTACATGGTTATTCTGCCGAGctgtagacagcaccgacacttaacaacaacacataatttgcagactataattactggtttgcaaaaaatgtttttaacccaaacaggtgaaactagataatgtcccacggcacaccagactgtatctcacggcacactaccgcggcacagtggttgtaaaacactgcactagagagtgtgcatggacactGACTTCACACTAGgtgtagaaatacaaaaaatacaaactatttgagaaatcagattaATTCAGTGCATGGAACCATAGTGAGTGTTTCATTAAAGCTGggtctgtttagcacacagcttttaACATTTTCAGACCTTCTATTCAGAATCAAAAATAGAattttctggatcatcatttgtcccaaagtagtttcTCATGAAGTCTGCTATGATTAGTGTTGTTTTTGAAGGAACAAGTGAAGATTGTGATGTGTTAATACGccgccatatgcttaaaatgatcaaaatatgtaaattttacatgttatcatgaatgttactacattatataaacatttacagcTTATATATAAaaccttgttggaggtttttggataTTTTTAGAGCTGAACACACAAAGTGAGTGCAGAGCAGCtattgcagtgcattgtgggactTCTGGTAAGTCGTGCCAGCGTCAGCTCAGTTTGTTTTCGTGCTCAGGGCGGCGGCTCGGCGGTCATCGACATGGAGAACATGGACGACACGTCGGGCTCCAGCTTTGAGGACATGGGCGAGATGCATCAGAGgatgaaggaggaggaggaagtgacGGAGGAGGCGGCAGACGCAGACGACGAAAACGCAGAGTTCTTGGGCATGAAGGGTTTGAAAGGCCAGCTAGGCCGACAGGTGGCGGACGAGGTAAGTCGCACCTTTTCTTCTGCTGAAAGGCCCTGCCCCTTTAAATGTATGTTGTCCACAGGTGTGGCAGGCAGGGAAGCGCCAGGCCTCCCGAGCTTTTAACCTGTACGCCAACATCGACATCCTCAGACCGTACTTTGACGTGGAGCCCGTCCAGGTGCGCAGCAGGTAGGTGACGCGGTCACTTCCTGTGTAATCGCAGCTGTTTCCCGTCAGCCACACGCCCATTGTTGTGTTCCTGCAGGTTAATCGAGTCACTGATCCCCGTCCGGATGGTGGACTTCCCTCAGGTGCGCCCACTTGCTGTGTAAACGCCTTACTTTGACGTCCCTCTAACGCCAccttctgtttgtgtgtgtgtgtagaagatTGCAGGCGAGCTGTACGGACCGCTCATGCTGGTCTTCACACTGGTTGCCATCTTGTTGCAAGGGATGAAGACGTCTGGGACCGTCAttgtgaggacacacacacacacacacacacacacacacacaacacatgtttaAGAAAAAGGTGTTCTATGTGGTTCCAGAGAGAGGGCACTCTGATGGGCACGGCCATCGGAACCTGTTTTGGCTACTGGGTCGGGGTTTCGTCCTTCATCTACTTCCTGGCGTATGTGGTCAACGCGCAGATCACCATGTTGCAGACGCTGTCGCTGCTGGTTAGTGAGCACGGCGCCCCCTGCAGTGCAACAAATAAAAGGCAGTAACCTTGTCATCACTTCCCACGTGTGCTCAGGGCTACGGCTTGTTTGGCCACTGCGTGGTCCTCCTGGTGAGCTACAACCTGCACTTCCACTTCCTCTTCTACGCCCTCTGGCTGCTGCTGGGAGGACTGTCCACCTTGCGCATGGTGACCTGCGACCTTTCCCATCAGCCACATGTCACTCGCCATTTTGAAACTAAACGTGTCAAGTTGGCACCCTCACGTTGTCAAACCTCCACATACTTGTCGCAATCCTTTGTGCTACAAAATTGTTTTGTCTAACTATTATAGTATTTGAGTAACATGTTATTAACCATAACTGAACCGCAAACGTTAaccattatagtttttatgttattaaccatTATAGTTTAGTATAAATATTATAGATAAGTTATTAATTATTATagtttgttattaactattataggtGTTATGCTATTAACTTATGTAGTgccccaaccatccatccattttctaccgcttattccctttggggtggcggggggagctggtgccaatctcagctacaatcgtgctgaagacggggtacaccctggacatgtcgccacctcaccTTTTCCAAATAACCCAAAACTTGTTCCATTCActttatgctgtaaaaaaaaagtgt
This sequence is a window from Nerophis ophidion isolate RoL-2023_Sa linkage group LG09, RoL_Noph_v1.0, whole genome shotgun sequence. Protein-coding genes within it:
- the yipf3 gene encoding protein YIPF3 isoform X2, with product MSAGSGHTNTEPWGSFDDNLVQGGGSAVIDMENMDDTSGSSFEDMGEMHQRMKEEEEVTEEAADADDENAEFLGMKGLKGQLGRQVADEVWQAGKRQASRAFNLYANIDILRPYFDVEPVQVRSRLIESLIPVRMVDFPQKIAGELYGPLMLVFTLVAILLQGMKTSGTVIREGTLMGTAIGTCFGYWVGVSSFIYFLAYVVNAQITMLQTLSLLGYGLFGHCVVLLVSYNLHFHFLFYALWLLLGGLSTLRMVAALLSRTVGRSPRLLLCGTVSLLHMLFLLYLHFAYHKVVEVILDSLEGPPMPGMPRVARDVPQAQRHRDRRCGGSA
- the yipf3 gene encoding protein YIPF3 isoform X1, with the protein product MGKLRRQPRPAHSMWNFPRKNCSYICNIQEIIKGGGSAVIDMENMDDTSGSSFEDMGEMHQRMKEEEEVTEEAADADDENAEFLGMKGLKGQLGRQVADEVWQAGKRQASRAFNLYANIDILRPYFDVEPVQVRSRLIESLIPVRMVDFPQKIAGELYGPLMLVFTLVAILLQGMKTSGTVIREGTLMGTAIGTCFGYWVGVSSFIYFLAYVVNAQITMLQTLSLLGYGLFGHCVVLLVSYNLHFHFLFYALWLLLGGLSTLRMVAALLSRTVGRSPRLLLCGTVSLLHMLFLLYLHFAYHKVVEVILDSLEGPPMPGMPRVARDVPQAQRHRDRRCGGSA